Proteins from one Falco naumanni isolate bFalNau1 chromosome 2, bFalNau1.pat, whole genome shotgun sequence genomic window:
- the CLTRN gene encoding collectrin isoform X2, translating into MLRVSLLTLSVVAIAHAELCKPDAQNAFKVRLSIKTALGENAYAWDANEEYLFKAMVAFAMRRYSSKSTTQMNRNRINSAFLLSDKTLQFLKITSTLSPPVEPATPVWLIVFGVVLCLIVAGIVFLVVSGIQKHKKKTKESTERENLEEKGEVTVTVENGIPCEVLDLKAGHVNGVFAADDERFTPL; encoded by the exons ATGTTACGGGTTTCACTGCTTACTCTCTCTGTAGTTGCCATTGCTCATGCTGAGCTCTGCAAGCCAG ATGCACAGAATGCTTTCAAAGTACGGCTCAGTATCAAAACAGCTTTGGGAGAGAATGCA TATGCCTGGGACGCTAATGAAGAGTACCTCTTCAAAGCAATGGTGGCTTTTGCAATGAGAAGATATTCCAGCAAGAGCACAACTCA GATGAATCGGAACAGAATCAACAGTGCCTTCCTACTGAGTGACAAAACACTGCAGTTCCTGAAGATAACCTCAACCTTATCACCTCCTGTTGAACCCGCGACGCCTGTCTGGCTTATTGTATTTGGTGTTGTTCTTTGTCTCATTGTGGCAGGAATTGTTTTCCTCGTTGTTTCAGGGATTCAGAAACACAAGAA AAAGACTAAAGAGtcaacagagagagaaaatttaGAAGAGAAAGGCGAAGTGACAGTAACAGTAGAAAATGGGATTCCTTGCGAAGTGCTGGATTTAAAAGCAGGCCATGTTAATGGAGTTTTTGCAGCAGATGATGAACGATTCACACCCTTATGA
- the CLTRN gene encoding collectrin isoform X1, which produces MLRVSLLTLSVVAIAHAELCKPDAQNAFKVRLSIKTALGENAYAWDANEEYLFKAMVAFAMRRYSSKSTTQISNVLLCNVTDRVSFWFVVTDSSKNVTTVPGSEVEAAIRMNRNRINSAFLLSDKTLQFLKITSTLSPPVEPATPVWLIVFGVVLCLIVAGIVFLVVSGIQKHKKKTKESTERENLEEKGEVTVTVENGIPCEVLDLKAGHVNGVFAADDERFTPL; this is translated from the exons ATGTTACGGGTTTCACTGCTTACTCTCTCTGTAGTTGCCATTGCTCATGCTGAGCTCTGCAAGCCAG ATGCACAGAATGCTTTCAAAGTACGGCTCAGTATCAAAACAGCTTTGGGAGAGAATGCA TATGCCTGGGACGCTAATGAAGAGTACCTCTTCAAAGCAATGGTGGCTTTTGCAATGAGAAGATATTCCAGCAAGAGCACAACTCA AATTTCCAATGTGCTGCTCTGTAATGTGACGGATCGGGTGTCATTTTGGTTTGTGGTcacagattcttccaaaaatgtgACAACTGTTCCTGGAAGTGAGGTAGAGGCAGCCATCAG GATGAATCGGAACAGAATCAACAGTGCCTTCCTACTGAGTGACAAAACACTGCAGTTCCTGAAGATAACCTCAACCTTATCACCTCCTGTTGAACCCGCGACGCCTGTCTGGCTTATTGTATTTGGTGTTGTTCTTTGTCTCATTGTGGCAGGAATTGTTTTCCTCGTTGTTTCAGGGATTCAGAAACACAAGAA AAAGACTAAAGAGtcaacagagagagaaaatttaGAAGAGAAAGGCGAAGTGACAGTAACAGTAGAAAATGGGATTCCTTGCGAAGTGCTGGATTTAAAAGCAGGCCATGTTAATGGAGTTTTTGCAGCAGATGATGAACGATTCACACCCTTATGA